A part of Perca fluviatilis chromosome 15, GENO_Pfluv_1.0, whole genome shotgun sequence genomic DNA contains:
- the LOC120575275 gene encoding transmembrane protease serine 9-like, translating into MALYKVIGAVALLTLLTHESHSQLDVCGKTRLNTRIVGGQNAPPGNWPWQASLQTSGSHFCGGSLINSQWVVTAANCFLSIPASLTVSLGLQSLQGPNPNGVSRTVTKIIVNPNFDYMIGDNDICLLQLSSPVTFTDFIVPIYLAAPGSTFFSGVSSWVTGFGAIASGVYPPLPVNLMEVNVPIVGNRQCNCDYGVGRITNNMICAGLSAGGKGPCQGDSGSPLVSKQGSRWILGGIVSFGNGCAEPNTPGVYTRVSQYQSWINSQITSSQPGFVTFTSTGTDSDLRISCAGLPPPPTTLPPTTLPPTTLPPTTTTTLPPTTTTTLPTTTVCGITRLNTRIVGGQNAPPGNWPWQASLQTSGGHFCGGSLINSEWVLTAAHCFPSIPASLTVSLGLQSLQGPNPNGVSRTVTKVIVNPNYNAISYDNDICLLQLSSPVTFTDFLVPICLAAPGSTFFSGVSSWVTGFGAIASGVYPPLPVNLMEVNVPIMGNRQCNCDYGVGSITNNMICAGLSAGGKDTCQGDSGGPLVSKQGSRWILGGIVSFGNGCAQPNTPGVYTRVSQYQSWINSQITSSQPGFVTFTSTGTDSDLSISCAGLPPPPTTLPP; encoded by the exons ATGGCTCTCTACAAGGTGATCGGTGCGGTGGCTCTGCTGACTCTCCTGACACACG AGTCTCACTCACAACTAGATG tgtGCGGTAAAACTCGGCTCAACACCAGGATTGTTGGAGGACAGAACGCCCCTCCGGGTAACTGGCCCTGGCAAGCCAGCCTGCAAACATCTGGGAGCCACTTCTGTGGAGGATCCCTCATTAACAGTCAATGGGTGGTGACTGCTGCTAACTGCTTCTTAAG CATCCCAGCCAGTCTGACTGTGTCTCTGGGTCTCCAGAGTCTACAGGGACCCAACCCCAATGGGGTGTCTCGGACGGTAACAAAGATCATCGTAAATCCTAACTTTGACTACATGATTGGTGACAACGACATCTGcctcctgcagctctcctcACCAGTGACGTTCACAGATTTCATTGTTCCGATCTACCTGGCAGCTCCAGGCAGCACCTTCTTCAGCGGCGTTAGCTCCTGGGTGACCGGCTTTGGCGCCATTGCATCCGGAG TTTACCCTCCTCTCCCAGTAAACCTAATGGAGGTGAATGTGCCAATTGTGGGGAACAGACAGTGTAACTGCGATTATGGTGTGGGCCGAATCACGAACAACATGATCTGTGCCGGGTTAAGTGCTGGAGGGAAGGGCCCCTGTCAG GGGGATTCAGGTAGTCCGCTGGTGAGCAAGCAGGGCAGCCGCTGGATCCTGGGGGGAATCGTAAGTTTTGGAAATGGTTGTGCCGAGCCTAATACCCCAGGAGTCTACACCAGAGTGTCCCAATATCAGTCCTGGATCAACAGCCAGATCACCAGCAGCCAGCCGGGCTTTGTCACCTTTACATCCACTGGAACTGACAGTGACCTCAGGATcagctgtgctggcctgccacCGCCTCCAACCACCCTCCCTCCAACCACCCTCCCTCCAACCACCCTCCCTCCAACCACTACAACCACCCTCCCTCCAACCACTACAACCACCCTCCCTACAACCACAG tgtGCGGTATAACTCGGCTCAACACCAGGATTGTTGGAGGACAGAACGCCCCTCCGGGTAACTGGCCCTGGCAAGCCAGCCTGCAAACATCTGGGGGACACTTCTGTGGAGGATCCCTCATTAACAGTGAATGGGTGCTGACTGCTGCTCACTGCTTCCCAAG CATCCCAGCCAGTCTGACTGTGTCTCTGGGTCTCCAGAGTCTACAGGGACCCAACCCCAATGGGGTGTCTCGGACGGTAACAAAGGTCATCGTAAATCCTAACTATAACGCCATAAGTTATGACAACGACATCTGcctcctgcagctctcctcACCGGTGACCTTCACAGATTTCCTTGTTCCGATCTGCCTGGCAGCTCCAGGCAGCACCTTCTTCAGCGGCGTTAGCTCCTGGGTGACCGGCTTTGGCGCCATTGCATCCGGAG TTTACCCTCCTCTCCCAGTAAACCTAATGGAGGTGAATGTGCCAATCATGGGGAACAGACAGTGTAACTGTGACTATGGTGTGGGCTCAATCACGAACAACATGATCTGTGCTGGGTTAAGTGCTGGAGGGAAGGACACCTGTCAG GGGGATTCAGGTGGTCCGCTGGTGAGCAAGCAGGGCAGCCGCTGGATCCTGGGGGGAATCGTAAGTTTTGGAAATGGTTGTGCCCAGCCTAATACCCCAGGAGTCTACACCAGAGTGTCCCAATACCAGTCCTGGATCAACAGCCAGATCACCAGCAGCCAGCCGGGCTTTGTCACCTTCACGTCCACTGGAACTGACAGTGACCTCAGCATcagctgtgctggcctgccacCGCCTCCAACCACCCTCCCTCCCTAA